The following are encoded together in the Nocardioides sp. Arc9.136 genome:
- a CDS encoding HK97-gp10 family putative phage morphogenesis protein yields MSLTLDTSEVRALASRVAGAGGRIGAQGSAVLRRAALAVEADAKALAPVDTGNLRNSISTTVSGDGRFGAMSAEIGPTAEYGIYQEYGTSTQTGTPFMGPAADRQLPAYADALATMAAAAVL; encoded by the coding sequence ATGTCGCTCACCCTCGACACCTCCGAGGTCCGGGCGCTCGCCTCCCGAGTCGCCGGCGCAGGCGGCCGCATCGGGGCCCAGGGCTCCGCGGTCCTCCGGCGCGCCGCGCTCGCCGTCGAGGCCGACGCCAAGGCGCTCGCACCCGTCGACACCGGCAACCTGCGCAACTCCATCTCCACCACCGTCAGCGGCGACGGCCGATTCGGCGCCATGTCCGCCGAGATCGGCCCCACCGCCGAGTACGGCATCTACCAGGAGTACGGCACCTCGACCCAGACCGGCACCCCGTTCATGGGGCCCGCCGCCGACCGGCAGCTCCCGGCGTACGCCGACGCGCTCGCCACCATGGCCGCAGCGGCGGTGCTCTGA
- a CDS encoding acyltransferase family protein, with protein MASHRHRDHGSKRLDIQGLRMVAVVAVVANHLTDWPSGGFVGVDVFFVISGYLITGLLIRDLGRSGVGLHRFIADFYRRRIRRLFPAALVTIVVTIVFAHIALTGSRADDVGVDGWWAAVFLANWHFAEVGTDYFAGAGESPLQHYWSLSVEEQFYVVWPLALFAVAAVAGARTSLQRRRVVVLAASTLLVGASLWVAFGQSADDPTGAYFSTVTRGWELGLGALMACVVPYMRGNAVVLTAMSWTGMVAIGVSLFVITDTTTFPAPGALLPCLGAALVIAAVSPDARAWNVVLTSRPAVFVGDISYSVYLVHFPVIVLLAPSLGDAGWYYNIACVLLILGLSMALYGFIERPVLESNWLAPKKSPEQARAADSTADGFFSTPVHVLAATTTVVALGLSAMALWPGNQDEIRDRYQVINRTLDEPVAQELPPQAARLQREIGAALAATRWPDLQPSMEQELEANGESALISRCGQIEMAPTDECLAGDPDARRTIVVAGDSTSMVYGEAFESIVQDDLDGWRMRFAGTYGCAFSPVVYDNADSRLEAGCAEHTADVVAEVKKLRPELLIVTNQAVTLPRASDGEPQSPRDQALALRPILEDLTGYVDHVALLLPPPGGHEPVTCYRPGGNPAACATTVPDDWADSRAALTFVAEEGTGASAIDSQPWFCSEADFCPAFVGDMVTMRDRVHATTTYVHHIEPALLEGLRRSGALPSR; from the coding sequence ATGGCCTCGCACAGACACCGCGACCACGGTTCCAAGCGCCTCGATATTCAGGGCCTGCGGATGGTGGCCGTTGTGGCCGTTGTCGCCAACCACCTCACGGACTGGCCCTCGGGAGGCTTCGTCGGAGTCGACGTCTTCTTCGTCATCTCCGGCTACCTCATCACCGGGCTGCTGATCCGCGATCTCGGCCGCAGCGGGGTCGGTCTCCATCGCTTCATCGCGGACTTCTACCGCCGGCGGATCAGGCGACTCTTCCCGGCGGCGCTGGTCACAATCGTCGTGACGATCGTGTTCGCCCACATCGCCCTGACCGGCAGTCGTGCCGATGACGTCGGCGTGGACGGGTGGTGGGCAGCCGTGTTCCTCGCGAACTGGCACTTCGCCGAGGTTGGCACTGACTACTTCGCCGGCGCGGGCGAGTCGCCGCTGCAGCACTACTGGTCGCTGTCGGTCGAAGAGCAGTTCTACGTCGTCTGGCCGCTGGCGCTCTTCGCCGTCGCGGCGGTAGCCGGAGCGCGGACGTCCTTGCAGCGGCGACGTGTGGTTGTCCTGGCCGCGTCGACGCTCCTCGTCGGAGCCTCGCTGTGGGTCGCCTTCGGGCAGAGCGCCGACGACCCGACTGGCGCCTACTTCTCCACCGTCACCCGAGGGTGGGAGCTGGGCCTCGGAGCGCTGATGGCGTGTGTGGTGCCCTATATGCGCGGCAACGCCGTCGTGCTGACCGCGATGTCGTGGACGGGCATGGTGGCGATCGGCGTCTCGCTCTTCGTCATCACCGACACCACCACGTTCCCAGCGCCCGGCGCACTTCTGCCATGCCTCGGCGCAGCGCTGGTGATCGCAGCCGTTTCGCCGGACGCCCGAGCCTGGAACGTAGTCTTGACCTCGCGGCCGGCGGTGTTCGTCGGCGACATCTCGTACTCGGTCTACCTGGTGCACTTCCCGGTCATCGTGTTGCTCGCACCGTCGCTCGGTGACGCAGGTTGGTACTACAACATCGCCTGCGTCCTGCTCATTCTCGGGCTCTCGATGGCGCTCTACGGCTTCATCGAGCGACCTGTGCTGGAGTCCAACTGGCTGGCCCCGAAGAAGTCACCGGAGCAAGCCCGAGCTGCCGACTCGACTGCCGACGGGTTCTTCTCGACCCCGGTACACGTGCTTGCAGCAACCACCACCGTCGTCGCCCTAGGCCTGTCCGCAATGGCCCTGTGGCCGGGCAATCAAGACGAGATCCGAGACCGGTACCAGGTCATCAATCGGACGCTGGACGAGCCCGTAGCGCAGGAACTGCCGCCGCAGGCAGCGAGGCTGCAGCGCGAGATCGGTGCAGCACTCGCAGCGACTAGGTGGCCGGACTTGCAACCGTCGATGGAGCAGGAGCTCGAGGCAAACGGCGAGTCCGCCCTCATCTCCCGGTGCGGGCAGATCGAGATGGCCCCGACCGACGAGTGCCTTGCCGGCGACCCGGACGCACGGCGGACCATCGTGGTCGCAGGGGATTCAACCTCGATGGTCTACGGGGAGGCTTTCGAGTCCATCGTCCAGGACGACCTCGACGGCTGGCGGATGCGCTTCGCTGGCACCTACGGGTGCGCCTTCAGCCCGGTTGTCTACGACAACGCCGACAGTCGGCTTGAAGCCGGCTGTGCCGAACACACGGCCGACGTCGTAGCCGAGGTCAAGAAGTTGCGCCCCGAGCTGCTGATTGTCACGAACCAGGCTGTCACGCTGCCGCGGGCGAGTGACGGCGAACCCCAGAGTCCGCGCGACCAGGCCCTGGCGCTGCGGCCCATCCTTGAGGACCTGACCGGGTACGTGGATCACGTCGCTCTGCTGCTGCCGCCACCGGGTGGTCACGAGCCTGTCACCTGCTACCGGCCGGGGGGCAACCCAGCTGCGTGTGCGACGACGGTCCCCGACGACTGGGCGGACAGCCGCGCAGCGTTGACATTCGTCGCCGAGGAGGGGACAGGCGCGTCCGCGATCGACAGCCAGCCCTGGTTCTGCAGCGAAGCCGACTTCTGCCCGGCCTTCGTTGGGGACATGGTCACGATGCGGGACCGCGTGCACGCGACGACGACCTACGTGCATCACATCGAGCCGGCGCTTCTCGAGGGGCTGCGGCGTTCGGGGGCACTGCCTTCTCGCTGA
- a CDS encoding phage tail tape measure protein yields MTAQARSVVVRLSMDTAQAIAASKDFGREMTTAMDQAEKSTSRQTQAMDRLGDRAGKVAFGATAALAVLGKAAMDWESQWAGVTKTVDGSSAEMAQLESDLRSLAKTMPATHQEIAATAEAAGQLGVAREDITDFTKTMVMLGETTNLTADGAATSIAQFMNVMGTAADEVDEIGNTLVDLGNKGASTEGQILDMAQRLSGAGKLVGATEADVLALASSMANLGIESELGGGAIQRVFANIYQSAAQGADGVQGFAQVSGMSAQEFADQWANDPVRAFDAFLQGLGRISDSGGNVIGTLEDLGIKGTQNLQVMLRLAGAGDELTTALDLSGAAWEANRALIEEYAKRAETTGSQAKVAWNQIRDAGIEAGDSLLPIIANVANVVGTLADAFGALPDPVQGSLTGLLGVAAILGGGIWAGTKVIGGITAVRESLADVAEISPAASRGLNGVAKAAAALAIVQTAVAGIAALQDALQGAGPNANDLTSRLLDLRGGLVTDLGGEFDDLGDSIGRLGDKNIGESIGDIALGVASFGQLEGRRLKEAKQDIEALDTALTNIAAAGGIDQAQAAFEELADAQGLNGEQTEMLRGLLPGYSDALGRADTEARLAADGTEEVGAAMTSAAPGVAVMTEAMAASREAARGTAEAFIGLGDSLNDSSVSLGDWIGELEAQANALRDFRVNAEDAAENGLRGGLIDALREAGPEGAMRMAQLADATDAEIGRANRAWKRGQDEVNRYTNTVGGVPVAELDADADPAAKELARIERLLKKYGLSRETAEAALDDVASGRIKTVQGLIDKYGVTRAEARALLDDAASAKIAAVRARLAALDGDVAVTKILTVYETRGSRDGGRGMGGGTSYDPTLGGLVPRKKADGGQVFGPGGPRDDMVPALLSNREYVMPVAAVDHYGLGFMEAIRARKLADGGPAKAPQYAWQDAANAVRGTSSASRSVEDRLALLQAMKEVREIARSLNATGKNRLDGLDRRIARAELKQARDALSDARRATTIRAREAGRDFNIESGMTAAEVSEEYADFRRVLREAGVDVPKSFDQIRERSVKLADRFESVTAKIAETEEELETWRATAEDVSQSVAGYFDNDIYGTKRTGPDGIETSGGLAAVMLQLEADRNDTAERNQLLQSVAALGIDTASEAFRSLATGADMATLRDLDTTAEIQAFAAMFDGRASAQANAGQWAAEAYTGQHIAKLEATLARQESTQQLLTRQLERQEQLIEAATIRGTQRGARDGSERGARDGAREGVRMGFVEQKRVAAAKAKTR; encoded by the coding sequence GTGACCGCTCAGGCCCGCTCCGTCGTCGTACGCCTCTCCATGGACACCGCCCAGGCCATCGCGGCGTCGAAGGACTTCGGCCGCGAGATGACCACCGCCATGGACCAGGCGGAGAAGTCGACCAGCCGCCAGACCCAGGCGATGGACCGGCTCGGCGACCGGGCCGGCAAGGTCGCGTTCGGCGCCACCGCGGCGCTCGCGGTCCTCGGCAAGGCCGCCATGGACTGGGAGTCCCAGTGGGCCGGCGTCACCAAGACCGTCGACGGGTCCAGCGCCGAGATGGCGCAGCTGGAGTCCGACCTGCGGTCGCTGGCGAAGACGATGCCGGCTACCCACCAGGAGATCGCGGCCACCGCCGAGGCCGCCGGCCAGCTCGGTGTCGCACGCGAGGACATCACCGACTTCACCAAGACCATGGTGATGCTCGGGGAGACCACCAACCTCACCGCCGACGGCGCCGCGACGTCGATCGCGCAGTTCATGAACGTCATGGGCACCGCGGCCGACGAGGTCGACGAGATCGGCAACACGCTGGTCGACCTCGGCAACAAGGGCGCCTCCACCGAGGGCCAGATCCTCGACATGGCCCAGCGGCTCTCCGGCGCCGGGAAGCTCGTCGGTGCCACCGAGGCCGACGTGCTGGCGCTCGCCTCGTCGATGGCGAACCTCGGCATCGAGTCCGAGCTCGGCGGCGGCGCGATCCAGCGGGTCTTCGCGAACATCTACCAGTCCGCCGCGCAGGGCGCCGACGGGGTGCAGGGCTTCGCTCAGGTCTCCGGCATGTCCGCCCAGGAGTTCGCCGACCAGTGGGCCAACGACCCGGTCCGCGCGTTCGACGCCTTCCTCCAGGGTCTCGGCCGGATCAGCGACTCCGGTGGGAACGTCATCGGGACGCTCGAGGACCTCGGCATCAAGGGCACCCAGAACCTCCAGGTCATGCTCCGCCTGGCCGGCGCCGGCGACGAGCTGACTACCGCACTTGACCTGTCCGGTGCTGCGTGGGAGGCGAACCGCGCGCTCATCGAGGAGTACGCCAAGCGCGCCGAGACCACCGGCTCCCAGGCGAAGGTCGCGTGGAACCAGATCCGCGACGCCGGCATCGAGGCCGGCGACTCGCTGCTGCCGATCATTGCGAACGTTGCCAACGTCGTCGGTACCCTCGCCGACGCCTTCGGCGCGCTCCCCGACCCGGTCCAGGGATCGCTGACCGGGCTGCTCGGTGTCGCCGCGATCCTCGGCGGCGGGATCTGGGCCGGCACGAAGGTCATCGGCGGCATCACCGCTGTCCGTGAGTCCCTCGCCGACGTCGCCGAGATCTCCCCGGCCGCCAGCCGCGGCCTCAACGGTGTCGCGAAGGCAGCCGCCGCACTCGCCATCGTCCAGACCGCCGTGGCCGGCATCGCGGCCCTGCAGGACGCGCTGCAGGGCGCCGGGCCGAACGCCAACGACCTCACCTCCCGCCTCCTGGACCTCCGGGGCGGCCTGGTCACCGATCTCGGCGGGGAGTTCGACGACCTCGGCGACAGCATCGGCCGCCTCGGCGACAAGAACATCGGCGAGAGCATCGGCGACATCGCCCTCGGCGTCGCCTCGTTCGGTCAGCTCGAGGGCCGCCGCCTCAAGGAGGCGAAGCAGGACATCGAGGCCCTCGACACTGCGCTGACCAACATCGCGGCGGCCGGCGGGATCGACCAGGCCCAGGCCGCGTTCGAGGAGCTCGCCGACGCGCAGGGCCTCAACGGCGAGCAGACCGAGATGCTGCGCGGTCTGCTGCCCGGGTACAGCGACGCCCTCGGCCGGGCCGACACCGAGGCCCGGCTCGCCGCCGACGGCACCGAAGAGGTCGGCGCCGCGATGACCAGCGCGGCGCCGGGCGTCGCGGTGATGACCGAGGCGATGGCCGCGTCTCGGGAAGCCGCCCGCGGTACCGCTGAGGCGTTCATCGGTCTCGGGGACAGCCTGAACGACTCCTCGGTCTCGCTTGGCGACTGGATCGGCGAGCTCGAGGCGCAGGCCAACGCGCTCCGCGACTTCCGGGTCAACGCCGAGGACGCCGCGGAGAACGGTCTGCGCGGCGGTCTCATCGACGCGCTGCGGGAGGCCGGCCCCGAGGGTGCGATGCGGATGGCGCAGCTCGCCGACGCCACCGACGCAGAGATTGGCCGCGCGAACCGCGCCTGGAAGCGCGGCCAGGACGAAGTCAACCGGTACACGAACACCGTCGGCGGCGTGCCCGTGGCCGAGCTCGACGCTGACGCGGACCCGGCCGCGAAGGAGCTCGCCAGGATCGAGCGGCTCCTGAAGAAGTACGGGCTGAGCCGCGAGACCGCCGAGGCGGCGCTCGACGACGTCGCGTCCGGGCGGATCAAGACCGTCCAGGGGCTCATCGACAAGTACGGGGTCACCCGGGCCGAGGCCCGCGCGCTGCTCGACGACGCCGCTTCGGCGAAGATCGCCGCTGTGCGGGCCCGGCTCGCCGCGCTCGACGGTGACGTCGCGGTCACGAAGATCCTGACGGTCTACGAGACCCGCGGGAGTCGCGACGGTGGCCGCGGGATGGGCGGCGGCACGAGCTACGACCCGACGCTCGGCGGTCTCGTGCCGCGGAAGAAGGCTGACGGCGGCCAGGTGTTCGGCCCCGGCGGCCCGCGCGACGACATGGTCCCCGCGCTGCTGTCGAACCGCGAGTACGTCATGCCGGTCGCGGCGGTGGACCACTACGGCCTCGGGTTCATGGAGGCGATCCGCGCGCGGAAGCTCGCGGACGGCGGCCCGGCCAAGGCCCCCCAGTACGCCTGGCAGGACGCCGCCAACGCCGTACGGGGCACCTCCTCCGCCTCCCGGTCCGTCGAGGACCGCCTCGCGCTCCTCCAGGCCATGAAGGAGGTCCGCGAGATCGCCCGGTCCCTCAACGCCACCGGCAAGAACCGCCTCGACGGCCTCGACCGGCGCATCGCCCGCGCCGAGCTGAAGCAGGCCCGCGACGCGCTTTCCGACGCCCGCCGCGCCACCACCATCCGCGCACGCGAGGCCGGCCGCGACTTCAACATCGAGTCCGGCATGACCGCCGCCGAGGTCAGCGAGGAGTACGCCGACTTCCGCCGCGTGCTCCGCGAGGCCGGCGTCGACGTCCCCAAGAGCTTCGACCAGATCCGCGAGCGGAGCGTCAAGCTGGCCGACCGGTTCGAGAGCGTCACCGCGAAGATCGCGGAGACCGAGGAGGAGCTGGAGACGTGGCGGGCGACCGCCGAAGACGTCTCCCAGTCGGTCGCGGGGTACTTCGACAACGACATCTACGGCACCAAGCGCACCGGCCCTGACGGCATCGAGACCAGCGGCGGACTCGCCGCGGTGATGCTGCAGCTCGAGGCCGACCGCAACGACACCGCCGAGCGGAACCAGCTGCTCCAGTCGGTCGCGGCGCTCGGCATCGACACCGCCTCGGAGGCGTTCCGGTCGCTCGCCACCGGCGCCGACATGGCGACCCTCCGCGACCTCGACACCACCGCGGAGATCCAGGCGTTCGCGGCGATGTTCGACGGTCGCGCGTCGGCCCAGGCCAACGCCGGGCAGTGGGCCGCCGAGGCCTACACCGGGCAGCACATCGCGAAGCTGGAGGCGACGTTGGCACGGCAGGAATCGACTCAGCAGCTGCTCACCCGGCAGCTGGAGCGGCAGGAGCAGCTCATCGAGGCGGCCACGATCCGCGGCACGCAGCGCGGCGCACGCGATGGTTCCGAGCGGGGTGCACGAGACGGTGCCCGCGAGGGCGTCCGGATGGGCTTCGTGGAGCAGAAGCGCGTCGCGGCGGCGAAGGCGAAGACCCGGTGA
- a CDS encoding DUF6093 family protein, with the protein MPRPRHAQGRPATPVIPTDWAATHAPVVAKTWTATVELRRPGGTSDWNPTTEQNELTPHPPYYAAACSIQAEATQAREATAAEDATVVAGYLLTVPVTADAHVDDLATVTGTGDTLLEGRTLTVRDVVRGSQLVERDLFCTLND; encoded by the coding sequence ATGCCCCGCCCCCGCCACGCCCAGGGCCGCCCCGCCACGCCCGTCATCCCGACCGACTGGGCAGCCACACACGCACCCGTCGTCGCGAAGACCTGGACCGCCACCGTCGAGCTCCGCCGCCCCGGCGGCACCAGCGACTGGAACCCCACCACCGAACAGAACGAGCTCACCCCCCACCCGCCGTACTACGCCGCCGCCTGCTCCATCCAGGCCGAGGCCACCCAGGCCCGCGAAGCCACCGCCGCCGAGGACGCCACCGTCGTCGCCGGCTACCTCCTCACCGTCCCGGTGACCGCCGACGCCCACGTCGACGACCTCGCCACCGTCACCGGCACCGGCGACACGCTCCTCGAGGGCCGCACCCTCACCGTCCGCGACGTCGTCCGCGGCTCACAGCTCGTCGAGCGCGACCTGTTCTGCACCCTCAACGACTGA